A region from the Colwellia sp. PAMC 21821 genome encodes:
- a CDS encoding SDR family NAD(P)-dependent oxidoreductase, producing the protein MNNDFKNKTVIITGASAGVGAATARTFAHLGANLVLVARGQAALDIITEELASLTSVINIAMDINDATANENLLIKAAQTFGSVDVLVNNAGFHQRGEVERNQANDLAKMVDVNLRAPIQLSCLMLPYLRKAGGGAIVNVGSLAGRTPLQGAATYAATKAGLRAFTYSLADELQGTGIYVGVVSPGPIDTGFIMSEIDKVEDIVFSQPMSSAQQVADAIVSVARGEAIEISLPRAIGWLTTVSYLFPKLRRALRPALYRKGRKAKEQYKQRNAKP; encoded by the coding sequence TTTTAAAAATAAAACGGTCATCATTACGGGCGCCTCTGCTGGTGTTGGTGCGGCAACAGCAAGAACTTTTGCGCATTTAGGTGCAAATTTAGTCTTAGTGGCTCGCGGGCAAGCAGCGTTAGATATAATTACCGAAGAACTTGCCTCATTAACATCGGTCATCAATATTGCCATGGATATTAATGATGCAACTGCCAATGAGAATTTATTAATTAAAGCCGCCCAGACATTCGGCTCAGTGGATGTTTTGGTTAACAATGCAGGCTTTCATCAACGTGGAGAAGTAGAGAGAAACCAAGCGAATGACTTAGCGAAAATGGTTGATGTTAACTTACGTGCACCAATCCAATTATCGTGTTTAATGCTGCCATATTTACGCAAAGCCGGTGGTGGTGCCATTGTTAATGTCGGTTCACTCGCGGGTAGAACGCCGTTACAAGGCGCCGCAACTTACGCGGCGACAAAAGCCGGTTTGCGAGCATTTACTTACTCTTTAGCTGATGAATTACAAGGCACTGGGATTTATGTTGGCGTAGTTTCACCAGGGCCTATTGATACCGGCTTTATTATGTCAGAAATAGATAAAGTAGAAGATATTGTATTTTCACAACCCATGAGCAGTGCCCAACAAGTTGCCGATGCTATTGTGAGTGTGGCGCGCGGCGAAGCAATTGAAATATCATTACCAAGAGCCATTGGTTGGCTAACCACCGTTTCTTACTTATTTCCAAAACTTAGAAGAGCATTACGGCCAGCACTTTATCGCAAAGGCCGCAAAGCAAAAGAACAATACAAACAACGCAATGCTAAGCCTTAA
- a CDS encoding peptidylprolyl isomerase: MKHRNNFLSQIIVCGCLIISLSTSVNAEQNVEKKITTKIAAQSVNKENEWRTVAIENLVLLTLLHGKVVIELAPQFSPKHVEQFLRLTKSGHYDGNKFYRVIDGFVAQAGPEEDSVADSSVALLALEGEWPTDKDWSFTLVQNKDLFAEQTGFKDGFAVAHNPSENRAWLTHCPGIIAMARGNDADSGSSHFYITNGQAPRYLDRIMSIFGRVIYGMNHVQAITRTATIEGDAEVPSTAHTAILSMQMMVDVPEDEQIHLQVTNTESKLFATKLAERIKRDNAFFFKQPPPVLDVCQTPVLTRLLANKEANNFTK, encoded by the coding sequence ATGAAGCATCGGAATAATTTTTTAAGCCAGATAATAGTTTGTGGCTGCTTAATCATATCGTTAAGCACTTCGGTAAATGCCGAGCAAAATGTTGAAAAGAAAATCACAACAAAAATAGCAGCTCAAAGCGTTAATAAAGAAAATGAATGGCGAACGGTTGCCATTGAGAACCTAGTGTTATTAACCTTACTCCACGGTAAAGTTGTTATTGAATTAGCACCACAATTTTCTCCAAAGCATGTTGAACAGTTCTTGCGCTTAACCAAAAGTGGCCATTACGATGGCAATAAATTTTATCGGGTTATTGATGGCTTTGTCGCACAGGCGGGGCCCGAAGAAGACAGCGTTGCCGATAGTTCAGTCGCTTTATTAGCGCTTGAAGGAGAATGGCCTACAGATAAAGACTGGTCGTTTACTTTAGTCCAAAATAAGGACTTATTTGCCGAACAAACAGGTTTTAAAGATGGCTTCGCTGTCGCGCACAACCCAAGTGAAAACCGAGCATGGTTAACACATTGTCCTGGCATTATTGCTATGGCGCGTGGCAACGATGCAGATTCAGGCTCTAGCCATTTTTATATTACTAATGGCCAAGCGCCTAGGTATCTAGATCGTATTATGAGCATATTTGGTCGGGTTATTTATGGTATGAATCATGTGCAAGCGATAACTCGAACGGCAACTATCGAGGGAGATGCCGAAGTTCCTAGTACTGCTCATACCGCAATACTGTCGATGCAAATGATGGTCGACGTTCCCGAGGATGAGCAGATTCATCTACAAGTGACAAATACCGAAAGCAAATTATTTGCCACTAAATTAGCTGAGCGTATAAAACGCGATAATGCCTTCTTTTTTAAGCAACCACCACCTGTGCTTGATGTCTGCCAGACGCCAGTGTTGACACGCTTGCTAGCTAATAAGGAAGCTAATAACTTTACTAAGTAA
- a CDS encoding DUF445 domain-containing protein, protein MNKSFITNFLALIAIVIGYIVANNIIFTIGLFALSGAITNWLAIHMLFERVPFLYGSGVIPARFEDFKIAIRALMMEQFFTEENIDRFLAGSDNPATVIDLAPVINKVDLSPAFDNLVSVVEQSSFGGMLAMVGGTEALQPMREPFIEKMRASVIEISQSEEFNAILREELEQPSIMAGMRDKVSDIIEKRLNELTPQLVKEIVQKMIHEHLGWLVVWGGVFGGVIGFIAAITTKF, encoded by the coding sequence GTGAATAAGAGTTTTATCACCAATTTTTTGGCCCTAATTGCTATTGTTATTGGCTATATTGTTGCGAATAATATTATTTTCACCATAGGTTTATTTGCCTTATCTGGCGCGATAACCAATTGGCTTGCCATACACATGCTGTTCGAGCGCGTGCCTTTTTTATATGGCTCAGGCGTTATTCCCGCACGCTTTGAAGATTTTAAAATTGCCATTCGTGCGTTAATGATGGAGCAATTTTTTACCGAAGAAAACATTGACCGATTCTTAGCTGGCAGCGATAACCCCGCTACGGTCATTGATCTTGCACCTGTTATTAATAAAGTCGACTTATCGCCGGCCTTTGACAATTTAGTCAGCGTAGTTGAGCAGTCTTCTTTCGGTGGCATGCTAGCCATGGTGGGCGGCACTGAAGCCTTACAACCTATGCGTGAACCCTTTATAGAGAAAATGCGCGCTTCGGTTATTGAAATCAGTCAAAGTGAAGAGTTCAATGCCATTCTTCGTGAAGAATTAGAACAGCCGAGCATCATGGCAGGCATGCGCGATAAAGTCAGCGATATTATTGAAAAGCGGCTAAATGAATTAACCCCACAACTGGTGAAAGAAATTGTGCAAAAAATGATTCACGAGCACCTAGGCTGGTTAGTAGTTTGGGGCGGTGTTTTCGGTGGTGTTATCGGCTTTATCGCAGCAATTACCACTAAATTTTAA
- a CDS encoding amino acid aminotransferase, with the protein MFGSLSALPADPILGLSAKYRANTNPKKIDLGVGVYKNEAGHTAVLNCVKAAEKHRLDTEDTKVYIGPTGSSLFNEEMAKLIFGHHKVLLENRARTVSTPGGTGALRVAAEFINSCKAGATIWISNPTWTNHIGVFEAAGLNVKTYPYYDYENKSLDFDGMLAALKEVKADDAVLLHACCHNPSGMDLTKEQWQQIAEVAKNVGFLPLIDMAYQGFGEGLEEDAYGLRLMADSVKEMIVCSSCSKNFGLYRERIGACSIIAQNTHSADIANSVMLKVVRCIYSMPPAHGAAIVETILLSDELRAQWYTELQEMRDRINSNRTLLVDKIAAAGVTRDFSFIARQKGMFSFLGLTPEQVQQLQDEYSIYMVGSSRMSIAGIAQSNVDYLAQSIAKVL; encoded by the coding sequence ATGTTTGGTAGTTTATCAGCGTTGCCTGCGGATCCTATTTTAGGCTTGTCGGCTAAATATCGTGCAAATACAAATCCTAAAAAAATCGACTTAGGTGTCGGTGTCTATAAAAATGAAGCTGGGCACACCGCTGTGCTCAATTGTGTTAAAGCCGCTGAAAAACATCGACTTGATACCGAAGATACTAAAGTTTATATCGGCCCAACAGGTTCATCACTTTTTAACGAAGAAATGGCTAAGTTAATTTTCGGTCATCATAAAGTGTTGCTTGAAAACCGTGCTCGTACTGTTTCGACTCCAGGTGGCACAGGCGCATTACGTGTCGCTGCTGAATTTATTAATTCTTGTAAAGCAGGCGCTACTATTTGGATAAGCAATCCAACATGGACAAATCATATTGGTGTATTTGAAGCCGCAGGATTAAATGTTAAAACTTATCCTTATTATGACTATGAAAACAAAAGCCTTGATTTTGACGGTATGCTTGCGGCTTTAAAAGAAGTTAAAGCCGATGATGCTGTGCTACTTCACGCTTGTTGTCATAACCCTAGTGGTATGGATTTAACAAAAGAACAATGGCAGCAAATTGCCGAAGTAGCTAAAAATGTTGGTTTCTTACCTCTAATTGATATGGCATATCAAGGTTTTGGTGAAGGTCTAGAAGAAGACGCTTACGGTTTACGCTTAATGGCTGATTCCGTTAAAGAGATGATCGTTTGTAGTTCTTGCTCAAAAAACTTTGGCTTGTATCGTGAGCGTATTGGCGCATGTTCAATTATCGCACAAAACACGCACAGTGCTGACATTGCAAATTCAGTGATGCTCAAAGTTGTTCGTTGTATTTATTCAATGCCGCCAGCCCATGGTGCAGCGATAGTAGAAACCATTTTGCTTTCAGACGAGTTACGTGCGCAATGGTACACTGAGCTGCAAGAAATGCGCGATCGCATTAACAGTAATCGTACACTATTAGTTGATAAGATTGCGGCGGCTGGTGTCACTCGTGACTTTAGCTTTATTGCTCGTCAAAAAGGCATGTTCTCTTTCTTAGGACTAACGCCTGAGCAAGTACAACAATTACAAGATGAATACAGCATTTATATGGTAGGTTCAAGCCGTATGAGCATTGCTGGCATTGCACAAAGTAATGTCGATTACTTAGCGCAATCAATCGCGAAAGTACTCTAA
- a CDS encoding DUF1232 domain-containing protein codes for MSENKFEQEFTENSFWDKTKNFAKVAGEIVLEPALKLYYSAQDADTPKWAKRTVYGSLGYFISPIDAIPDITPIVGYSDDLGVLVAATAAVAVYIKKEHGDKAKETLKQWFG; via the coding sequence ATGTCAGAGAATAAGTTTGAACAAGAATTTACTGAAAATAGCTTTTGGGATAAAACTAAAAATTTTGCTAAAGTTGCGGGGGAAATTGTTTTAGAGCCGGCATTAAAGCTTTATTATTCTGCTCAAGATGCTGATACGCCAAAGTGGGCGAAAAGGACTGTTTACGGCTCTCTTGGTTACTTTATTTCACCAATAGATGCTATTCCAGATATTACCCCTATTGTTGGATATTCTGATGATCTAGGTGTACTAGTCGCCGCGACAGCAGCTGTAGCCGTGTATATTAAGAAAGAGCATGGAGACAAAGCAAAGGAAACCCTGAAGCAATGGTTTGGTTGA
- a CDS encoding VOC family protein, producing MIKPKAIDHIVLRTAQYQALINFYCDVLGCVVERQLPDDIGLTQLRAGSSLIDIVDVINGELGKVGGPAPKNTGNNVDHFCLQIEAFDETELKSYLKGKGVEVGEFEERYGAQGMGRSLYLKDIAGNNIELRATV from the coding sequence ATGATAAAACCCAAAGCAATCGATCATATCGTATTACGCACAGCACAATATCAAGCGCTTATAAATTTCTACTGTGATGTTTTAGGCTGTGTAGTTGAACGCCAATTACCCGATGATATTGGCTTAACTCAGCTCAGAGCAGGATCCTCACTTATCGATATTGTCGATGTAATAAATGGTGAACTTGGTAAAGTTGGTGGTCCTGCACCTAAAAACACTGGCAATAACGTTGATCATTTCTGCCTACAAATAGAAGCATTTGACGAAACAGAGTTAAAGTCCTACCTGAAAGGCAAAGGGGTCGAAGTGGGTGAATTTGAAGAAAGATATGGTGCTCAAGGTATGGGACGCTCACTCTATTTAAAAGATATTGCCGGCAATAACATCGAGCTACGTGCCACTGTTTAA
- a CDS encoding IS3 family transposase (programmed frameshift), producing the protein MKNRKTYSKEFKLDAITLVRDQNYPVAEAARNLDVSAQVLGRWIKEAENDDGHAFRGNGKLTPEQDEIRKLKAQVKRLEMERGNIKKSDGLLCKGNEVIYSFVAQHKKIWPVILMCRVLGVRSNNYYSYQKRKAQKPIDTTHQEMLEWVKDIAKFSDNTYGARRIQKSLNALSYPVSRRKTAQLMKEANVWVRYKKKYKATTNSEHNKPIYANELEQNFDVQQPDQAWVQDITYIWTSEGWLYLAIVIDLYSRKVVGWSMGTRMKAQLVCDALTMAMWQRKPKAGLIVHSDQGVQYASHQYRRILRLHGFVGSMSKKGCCWDNAVAESFFGSLKQERVHWRNYQTRYDAQQDVMNYITMWYNSNRLHSYLGYQSPNVYEGKERELKKVA; encoded by the exons ATGAAAAACCGTAAAACTTATTCAAAAGAATTCAAACTAGATGCAATCACCCTCGTTAGGGATCAAAACTATCCTGTAGCTGAAGCTGCTAGAAATCTAGACGTCAGTGCGCAAGTGCTTGGCCGATGGATCAAAGAAGCTGAAAATGATGATGGTCATGCTTTTAGAGGAAATGGAAAGCTTACGCCAGAGCAAGATGAAATCCGTAAACTTAAAGCCCAAGTCAAGCGCCTAGAAATGGAGCGTG GAAATATTAAAAAAAGCGACGGTCTTCTTTGCAAAGGAAACGAAGTAATATATTCGTTTGTTGCCCAACATAAGAAGATCTGGCCCGTGATACTGATGTGTCGCGTATTGGGTGTAAGAAGTAACAACTATTATAGTTATCAAAAAAGAAAGGCTCAAAAGCCCATTGATACAACGCATCAAGAGATGTTGGAATGGGTAAAAGACATCGCTAAGTTTAGCGACAATACTTATGGCGCAAGACGTATTCAAAAATCCTTAAATGCACTTAGTTACCCTGTTAGCCGCAGAAAAACAGCGCAGTTAATGAAAGAGGCGAATGTTTGGGTGCGTTATAAGAAAAAATATAAAGCAACGACAAATAGCGAACACAACAAGCCCATTTATGCGAACGAACTTGAGCAAAACTTTGATGTTCAACAACCTGATCAAGCGTGGGTGCAAGATATTACCTACATCTGGACTTCAGAAGGCTGGCTATATTTGGCGATAGTAATCGACCTATACTCGCGTAAAGTTGTTGGTTGGAGCATGGGCACACGGATGAAAGCTCAACTTGTTTGTGATGCGCTCACGATGGCAATGTGGCAACGAAAACCTAAGGCAGGATTGATAGTACATTCAGATCAAGGCGTTCAATATGCGAGTCATCAATATAGGCGAATACTCAGGTTACATGGCTTTGTGGGCAGCATGAGTAAGAAAGGTTGCTGCTGGGATAATGCGGTAGCAGAGAGCTTCTTTGGTAGCTTAAAACAAGAGCGCGTACATTGGCGTAACTATCAAACCCGTTATGACGCTCAACAAGATGTGATGAACTACATAACGATGTGGTACAACAGCAACCGATTGCACTCATATCTGGGCTACCAAAGTCCAAATGTGTATGAAGGCAAAGAAAGAGAATTGAAAAAGGTAGCTTAA